A window of Zonotrichia leucophrys gambelii isolate GWCS_2022_RI chromosome 6, RI_Zleu_2.0, whole genome shotgun sequence genomic DNA:
AATTAATCTCCTTCCTCCTCTAAATTTTCTCTGAACATTTTTTTGAGTTCCTGAATTaatcttttatctttttgttacatgcatttttatttttctgtcctctCTGCTGGCTTAGACTGTTTCATGTGGTCGTGGTAAAGCAAACTGCAGCTGTACTGTCAGCCTGTAAATTCCTTTTCGTCTGCAAAATCCTGGATAAGTCATAATGGCCACACTCTCCATGGAGGGTGTTAACCAAGGAAGGTGAATATAAATCCCTTCAGTGAAGCCTCCTGGCTGCCCCACCAGCAGGACCCAGACTCTcaccctgcctggcagggcttGAGCAGGGACTGCCCTGGGTGGAAGGGCAGAGACACAGGAATGAGTGAATACCCAGGGCAGTGGGCTCGCTGCAGGGAGCCTGAGGATATGGCAGATAAGCTTTCCTATTAATTGGCCTGGGAAGTTTTAGGGAGGCAGAGAGAAAGAATGGTAAACAATCTGTGGCTGGTGTTTTGAGCAAGTTGCTTTTCTCACAAGGTCTTTACCGAAGAGTGGCTCCTTAATTCACCAGTTGGGTTACTGGTGCTAGTGAGAACCAGTCAGGTTCTGGGTGAATGATGTTGGTTATAAATATTGTGAGACTGTAGTAAAGATACCTGTTTTGCCTTCTGGTTGTGGATGGAGTGTGTCACTGCCCTTCTTGTTCCTGACTCAATGGTGACAAGAAGCAAATAGGTTTGAAGCTGTTTGTTAGATGAGGTTTCAGATCTTCTGACACTGACTAACATTGTCCCACTTTATTGCCCATATTCCTGTGACTCTTTAAGGACAGATGAAGAAAGGTATTTAAACTCCATTCTCATGgtcaattttaataaaaaaacagaGGCTAGTTTTGTCTAATAGAGGCCTGGACATCTTAAGCTGAGCAAACAAATCTGCAGAGACATTTCttaatcaattttttaaattcatctttTTATGGGTTAGTGTCTGCCTCTAAATGGAAAAGATTATAAATATTCTGAGAAGGACATTTttacaattaattaattaatgtttgCAAAGCTCTTAAGTTGCAATAAGGTCTAGAAAGAACGGGTATATATAAAATGAATTAATAACTACGTGTCCAGTGACCTTTGCTGCTTCTGTGCTGAGTGAAATGTCttatgggggggaaaaaagtggacTGTGAATGGGCAGTTAAGGAGAACAACAATAGTGACACATAAAAGGTGATAAATAGAGTTTTCACACAATCCTTACTTCTGCAGTTATTTACCATTTAAAGCTTGACTTACAAAAGTCGTTTATTTTAGCATTATTAAGagattctttttttgtttttagtctGTATTCTCCATCTTTAGATCTCCTTTGCAGACAGGAGAAAAGCACTGAAGGAAACATAGGTTATTTCTCTTCATAAAGGTCattgagaaaaacaaacatagTATTTGTAAATACGTTTGTAAGTCAAGACTGTCTGGGAATAGGAAAAGTATATTCTCAGAATCCCATAATttctaaaagttttatttttattttatcaaaattACCAGGAAAAAGGGCCACAAAATGATGCGATGCATGAAAGATTCAGGAAGAATAATTTGAAAATCAGGCTCATAAATTCagctttctgcagagcagctacTTATCTGTCTGCCTGCCTCCTGGGTACTTGAACAGTGGCATCTGGTTAGCTCTGAAGTTAATGACCATTTTCTATATGAATTATTTTCACAAAGATGTTAAAACCAAGTCCAGgctcaaggaaaaagaaaagggaaagtcATCTTGCTGTGactgttcttttattttgaggTTTAGTTTGCAAGTGGCTAGTCTTCCTGTATGACCTGTGCCCTAAACATAAGTAGAGCTaaactgataatttttttttaattgctacaatgggcagaaaataaattaatgcttCAGTGGTTTCTTTATATATATCTAACATGTACCTTTTTAGATTTGTGCATGCAGAGAGGAATAaagttaaatataaatatatatatcttaaTCAAGTAGTATCTGCAATAAGGACTACTTGAAGCCTTTTAAATGACTTCCTGATACATTGCCATTTTGCCAACctctgcaggaaaaaaccccttatAGTCAGTCTTGCATTACACCCATAAAGGCAATTTTTTCCAGACTCAGAATCTTGacactgaaattttctttttggaaaatttcagaGTCAAGGTTCTGAGTCTGGAAAAAATTGGGGCTAGAGAATAGCCAGACACTCAAGCAAGAAATTTACCACTGGGTAGAAATCTCCTTTTACTTGCTGACTTACTGAGTaacatttatgaaaataaacttAGCAGAATAGAGTGTATGTTAAGTTATCAGAATGGATGCTGCCTGCAGGCCATTGCAGTCACTCCTGCTGACATTATCCTGTTCCTATCAGACTGGCTGTGTAGCTCCCAGTATTTTGTGGTAGAGTTCTCCTTACAAGAGGAGTTCTTGCCGAAGGGAAGCTGCAGAACATTAAGGCAGGATGTCAACAGAGGGGCATCTCCTCCAGCAGTGTCTGCTGCTCTGTTTGGGGGGGTTGTGTTTGTGTCAGTGcatgtaataaaaattattgtgCTTGCTGGTCTCAGGCAGTCTCTGCAGCAGAAACTTGGGGGTTCCCTGTATGTTCAAGGAAAGTGATTCCTGCAGATCACTGCCCACCATTGCTCCTCTGTGTCTGCACAGCCCCGTGCTCaggccctgggtgctgctgcctgcagctgagagGTGAGAGTGCATCCTGCTGAGCCCTTCCAGGCTGGGTTTAATCTAATTAGCTGGGATAACAATGTTAGTGAAGATGTGATGGAATGAGCTTCGGTAAATAAATGTATGCTGATGTAAAAGCCTGCTGGAATCATCAGGACATCCCTGGGTGGCCAGCAACAACAATGTACAAATTTGAAAACCTCTTCCCAAGGGCTGCTGAAGCAACGGCTTGGCACTTGCTTCAAAGCCCCAAATCATCCCACTGATAGTTTATAGCTTTCCCTGTAaaacaatttgaaaatattacatAAGTTAACTGCTTGTCAAGATAAAATTATAGctggaaaaagaattttcattttctccctggGGTTTCCTTTAGTCTTTAAAGATTTGCATGCATAGTCATCATGACTACAGCCAGTCTGTCCGTGTTGACTGCCTTCCACATAACAGTCACATTGCTCTTCTTACTGCTGCATACAGGGCTCAGGTACTGGCAGCCTGAGTCTCACTTGTTTGTGTTCTTGAATGGTAGAAGAGTAACACAAGCAGATGAAATTTGCTCTGGGTTACTGCACGTTCTCCTTTGAAGAGGAGACACCCCACTGGCATAAcgagaaaaattagaaaatcaATTCAGAAGTAGAAAAGGCAATTGGAAGACAAAAGCTGTCGACTGAAGCAAAGGACATTGACctttaaagctttaaaattcTAAGATAGTTATAAGAGGAAATAGGAAATGAAAAGTAGGCAAACATTATAGGGGAAagatagatttatttttttttaaataggaaaatattCTTGGGGTGGGGGAAAGATGGTTGAAAAGCATGTATTTGATCAGTTTACAAGGTTCACACTTCTGGTACAGCTTTATGACTCCTTTATTCTGTGAACAAGCATTGCTGGACAGGACAGGAGCATagcccttcccttttcctcttgtaTGGCTGAAAGACACCAAAAGTTGGCTGCAGCAGCATAAGGAGCAGAACCATCATCTCTCCAGCTACAACCCTTACACTTGCACTGCTCTAACTGGGCTGGAAAGCCTGTTCTGTGAACAAGCCCAGGTGGTGCTGTCCCAAATATCAGTGAGTATTGGTGTtagggctgcccagggaggagcacagccaggctcctgCACAAGCAAGGCTCGGTGAGTGCTGGGAAGGCgccaccctgggcagggatcATTCACATGACATTATatccatcctgctcctcctgagaCAGGGGCAGTGGGGTTTTTGGGCTTGGAGACAAAACCCTGGATGCCTTGGTTTGCCCAGTCCCTTCAGGACAGTAACAGAGAGGTGCCTTGAGTGCAAACATAGGATGGGAGTAAAGGACTCTCATTTCCTGCACGGCCTTGAACACCTCATCTCTCCTTGTTTCCTCTCTGTACAACAGGAACAATACAATTTATTGACCACACAGGGGGCTGTAAGGCTAAATTAATTAATGTTAAAAACCTTTTGATTCTCTTAGACAAAAGGTTTTCTAGAAGTATGAAAAATAGCTATTTATTATCTAcatttttgtcactttttaTTTATGTCCTATCAATTCTACTGCACTTTTTCTTTAGAATTATTTGCTTTATCTCATCTGCATGAAGAAGAAATTGATAACAACTCATGATGGCATTAAAAGTAATGTTTGAAAAGTCTGGTctatatttattaatttcaagTGTACTTCCTCAGAAGTAACATGTATATGAAACTTCTTGGTCAATGTCTTTTCTTTGGTGACTTAGCAATAtggtcttttcttttttatccaCTTTTTAAGGTATCCACAAGCTCACTCAAATGGACGAGAGCATGCACTTCTGCTCTTACAGTTAATTTAACTTTTGTATCTTTGATTATATTTTCTATTCGGTCTATTTTAATCCTATTCCTCTCTTGCTGACTTTTCTTCTATTCGACAGCTTTTATTTCACTTCACCCTTCAAGAATCCTGAACCCACCAATGAAGAATCATTTCTATACACTGTCATTTCtatttgctatttctttttttttcccctcccagtgAGACGGGGGGGATGTGTGTGCAATGTGATGTGCTGGATATCAGTACAGTGCACCTCAGGTACACTGAAACATTTGACTTCACTTTATGTTGTTTCTAGAATGTATTTTCTTGCTCTTAGCTCTGAGCCACCACAGGAATTTGGCCGAATTTTGCcacatttctgcagcactgtgtAGCCAAAGTGCTTCCACAACATCTGCTGCTACTGTTGTGTTCAGGAGCCTGCTGAAAGTGTGAGCTGTGAAGCAGATTATCCAACACCCAAATACTGGCTTGTCTGAAACTTTAGATAAGAATTGATTTATACGTATGTATCCAATTCTGTAAAAAGTGATGGCActgcaaaaaaatgaaattataggTTGCATTTTAGGTAAATTCTATGGTGTAATCACTTCATGTGAGTTCAAAGTGCAGTTTCCTGTACTTCATTCTCTATTCCTATCTTTTCTGCTCCTTACTATTTCTTAGATTAATTAGGATTAGCTTTTCCATGCCTCATTGCTGTACCCTAGTAATTTCCTGGATTTCAAAAATGCCATTGAAAATGtctttgttaaaaataataaaaagctaTTAAGCTAGCTTATTCAACATGCTCAAGTCAAAAGATATTTAGAATCATTAAACTGTAGTGGATGAATGAATTTTGTAGGAAGACAGCTTGTTCATTGGAATTTGTTGAGCTCTTCAGAATAAGCCaagttgaagaaaaaatatatactcGGTGACATTGAATTTATAAAATCTGAAGGGCTTTCTGATGAGAGCAAAATAGGATTTTCTCTGGTCTGTTTACAGTTTAGACCATTAAGACAAAGATTGACTGTAAATACCAACATAAAATTTTCTGAGGCCTGACCCATAATTCTACTTTGGAAGAAGGTGGGAAAAGAGGTTAAGAAATTCTAACACTAATTCTCGGCTTGCATTAAATGCTGATTTATTTAATCTTACTATTGCTCTGTTTCTGTGAAAATCCTACCTTGCAATGAGTGTGACATCTCCTAATATTTATAATACCTTAAATAAAACTAGTGGCTAGGTTGCGATCAGAATGTGCCCCACAGGTCACCAGGTTCCTCTTACACccgagggacagcagggagtgGGAGGTGTTTGTATCCCTGCACACTGTTTCCTCACCAAAGAACTGGCTTGAGCAGAGACTCATTTTGCCTGCTGACGGAGGAGGAGCATTGGTTGAGGCAGGAGATGAGTCAGGATTTCAGCTGAGCTCCTGGGTGCAGTGGaacattttccctttgctgctgaGCCTGGTCACCTCCAGCTGcgggaatgggggctggggcTCTCCACCTCAGAGaccacagctccaggcacaaTTCTGTGTTTTGGTTCTGTAAATGGAAAATGTGATGATGGTTCATTTTGCTGAATTTGGATGTAGGCATGAAGGATGGCAAATTCAGTGAGAAAAGTGGCTCCATATAAATATTAAACTTTCTGCTCTTTGCTACATAGAGTTCTTATTGTGACAGTACttcattctttgcttttctggttttaggggctttttaaatatttcagcaatattttattCCCAAAATACTTCAAGAAGgtacaattatttaaaaagtattttcaacTTCAAGTCAGGCAAATTAAAATATCAGTTATTATCTCTCCACAGATTTTACCTGATTAGTGGTGGAGTTCCATTCATTATATGTGGGATTACAGCAGCAACCAATATCAATAATTATGGGATTGAAGGCAATGCACCATAGTAAGTACAAACCACTTTCATACCACTTTTAAGGAAAACAGattgtttctgtttcttatcCAAATAAATGTACCTGACTTCATAAAGGGTACAGGCATGCAATTTGGGATGGTATCTGTTACAAAACTTTATTAGCTGTGAAAGAGCAATGTCTTAATCTGGAGTTTGCTGCTTCACCTCCAGCAATTCGACTCCATTACTGGCAATACAATCACCTTTCATTTACAGAATTACTCTGCATTTACATCTGAATAAGTGAAAGATGTTAAAAATACCTAATGAATATCATATCTAATGCagctattatttatttaaatatattcatttcATTATCTACCTTGATTTACCTTCTGGCAActtaaagcaaattaaaaataattatgtaagGACAAGTAAAAATCCCTTCCCCACTTCCTCCACTCCCATCCCTCCActaaaacccaaatattttggattttcaccATCTGGAAATGTTCCAGTCACAATGCCTGGCAATCCTGTCATAATCCCTTCATGTCCTTGTGCGTAGGGAGGTGTTCAGCAGACCTCCACAAGCTCACCAGGCATCACATTGTTATTAATTACTAGTTCTTGGCATGAAGCTTGAGGTATCCATAAGTACATCTAGTCTTTCCATAAAAGCATAGCAGAAAGTGAATTAGACTGCAAAGTTAAATACAGTGTGTGTAACAGATCAGCATGGCAGTGACTGGCACACTAATGGATATTTTAGTACTCTGGCAGCACTAATACTCCAGAGGACATCACTCTTAGTTACTGCTTTGAGCATCTATTGTAACACATTTGAAACTGGCTATGTTCTGGGCACGTGAAGTGGCAGCCAAGGAGAATGGTTCATAAGTGCGCATCTGGCTCcttaaagacatttttataggtaattgaaatttaaattcCAATAAGAAATCAGTGCATACCATGGCTAACTCAATGCTCTGCCTAGGGCCcaacacatatttatatatttattcaaATTTATCCAATTAAACAACCAGTTTATAATCAACAGTGTATTCTAAAGCTCTATTATTTATGTTCATAAATAagacacatttttcattttggtgcAGTTACTGGGGTTATACTTCTTTAATCATGTTAATGTAGCAAATCAATACCTGGTGCCACAGTGTGCACAGAAAACAAGGGACAGATGAGGAATGGTTATAAGACTGAGTAAAAAGTTTCTAATTCAATGGCAGCATAGTGAGTTATATGCCTTATTCATTTTTTATAGTATTAGTAAAGTAAATGTAGATGCACAAACTTGAACGTCTTTTTACCAAATAGATTTTGTAAGTGATCCACAATGAGATTCTACTTGAAATAACAGCATCCCATGAGAGTGTTCCACTTGGGAGCATTCTGCTCTCCACTTTGCATCAAATACTCAGGGTTCAAATGTATTTCAAGTATTCACCTAGCTTTGTGTTCTCTACTTATCCAATTAAATGTAGGTGGTTATTTAcctctgttttcaaaatatttttcaggggATCTTTTCTTGTGCCTAACAGTAAATTGTGTACTCTTTGGAGTGTTTCTAAGTTCATTAATACTTGTATGTATGTATCTGTTTAAGATTCAGATATAAAAAATTCAAAGTCATTATTCTGCAGTTTCTTGCTGTAAAGTCCAGTGGGACTTTCTCTATTTAGCTGAGAAGTTCTCAGCCTGGGAGAAAAAAGTCATTCTGCCCTTTTTATAGTAACTTGTAGATAATTCCTGGCTTGACAAGAATCTGATATCTGAAGTTTCCTCACTGGAACTGGAGGAACTGCAACTAATCACACATGCTTAAATGAATATGAAGTGTCACACAGTGTCACTTTTAGAGCTGGAATCATCATGACAGATCACCTGGTCTGTCTTTCTGACCCAGTGGGAAATTAGCTATATCCAAACCATTCCTGACAGTTATTTATCTGAGGTACTTTAAATGCTCCCGTAATGGATAGACCACATTTCATTCCAACAGCGTATTATCCTAATTGTCCTAACAGctaagaaactttaaaaaaaaaatctaatttagaTCTTTCTTGCTGCAGTTTGAGCCCATTACTTTGTGCCCAAGTCCAAGAGATaaagtaatttctctttccagAAATCCATGCAATATTTAGGATATAAGAACCTAGTAGCAGCTGTACTAGGCTACACTGCCAGCTCAGATCTCTGTCTGTAACCATAGCTAAAAGCAGATCATTGAGAAGAGTCAAAATGAGGCAAATATTCCTTCTCCCTCTAACCCATGTTCTGCCAGTTTCCATCTAGGATTTCATTAGTGGTTTCTTCTCCCGTGTTTGTTTGATCAGATCATTCATACTTAAGACAATCCTGTCAGACTCATGCTGGCCTGGGAGCTACTTTAAGCTGCTCTAAAATGGTTATGGTTATTTTAAAGGCTAGCAAACCATGATCATGCTACAATGATACTATGCTACTAACATATCACAAAGAGATAATCAGTTTCCCTAATTTTTCTGAGAACATACAAATTGACATGGATGAACTCCCAGGAACTCTAGAAACAGTACAGAATTCAGAAATAGCATATATCTTTGAGGTCTGCTCACTGCAGAAAGTGGTTACAGTTCAACTGGAAGTCTTTTATCCTTTCTTGGTACTCAGGCCATTCTCTCGCAAGAAGAAAATTCTGTAAGAGCAATCTTCAGGCTTAAGAATTTGTAGCAATGTTCATTGAAACAACCCACTGAAATCTGTACATTTCTATTGCTCACATGGAGTGTATAAACTATGCCTCATTTGCTTTTTAATCAAAGTATTAGTGCTGACATTTTTAATAGTAGAAAAAAGGGTTGACATAAATGGTCTTACACTTCACTGCAGTTCTGGAGTCTAAACTGACCTACATTTCTTggaaatttttcagttttaatagTCTGTAAATTATACCacatattctattctatttaaaaattagaaagtgATGCCCTCAGCTTAATTAATATTAAAGACAGGTTCCCTCTCTCCACAAGCTGAACTTCTGATATACCATTGTGTCATACTAGTCAGACAACAGTGAGTTGTCCATCACATTTAATATGGACTCTGAAATGTTCTTGACTCTCTCTTGTTGTTTTCAGCTGCTGGATGGCCTGGGAGCCCAGCCTCGGTGCTTTTTACGGGCCAGTGGCATTCATTGTGCTGGTGACCTGTGTTTACTTTCTCTGCACGTACGTGCAGCTGAAGCGCCATCCCGAACGCAAGTACGAGctgaaggaaaaggcagaggatCCGCAGAGAATGCCAAGCACTGACATGGGCCATGGTCACATTACAGACTCTGTGTCCGTTCCCCAGGCAACCTGCCCCAtgatttcttcttccttgtTGGAAAATGAGCATTCATTTAAGGCTCAGCTTCGAGCCGCAGCATTCACTTTGTTCCTGTTTACTGCCACTTGGACCTTTGGAGCACTTGCAGTGTCTCAAGGCCATTTCTTGGATATGATATTTAGCTGTCTTTATGGAGCTTTCTGTGTGACCTTGGGGCTTTTCATCCTGATCCATCACTGTGCAAAACGAGATGATGTGTGGCATTGCTGGTGGTCCTGTTGCCCATCCAAAAGAAACACCTACTCTGTGCAAGTCAATGTGCGCCCAAAGGTCAACGTCAATGGCGACACCCAAGTTCACGCACCTTGTCTACAGGAATCTCCGTGTCCCAACAAGTCAGCTGTGTTCAACCACCCAGCAGCCAGCCACTGCAAACTCACCAACCTGCAGGCAGTGCAGAACCACGTTAACTGCCTGTCGCCCGTCACGCCGTGCTGTGCAAAAATGCACTGTGATCAGCTGCTTGACGATGAAGCTCACATTCACGTCCACAACGAGGGAACCTTCAGACCCAACATGCACATTCACAGATGCCTGAAAAGCAGAACTAAGCCACGTTACTTCAGCCGGCACAGGTCTGCGGGGGAAAGGGAGTACGCCTACCACATCCCCTCGAGCATCGACGgcagcatccacagctcccacaCAGACAGTCCCCACAGCACGCACGAGAGCCAGGCGGGTCACAGACGGGCCTGCTGCTCCAAGAGTGACCCCTACCCCACCGTCAACCAGCCCGAGAGCAGCGACGCAAGTACTGTCATATACAGCTGTGGCAAAATGCCAGACAGTGACTCTGTGCACCACCCAGCTCACTTTGAAATGCACCCACGGACACAGTCATTGCCATTTAACACCACAAATCACAACGGGATTCTCAAGGGAAACATGCACGAAGCCATGATATACAGCTCAGATAGTACGGGAAATATCAAAACTGGCCCTTGGAAAAATGAAACTACTGTGTAGTTCACGGGTCACCATAATGTGGTTTTTTGCCCTAAACCATCATTATCTTTGgttttattccaaaataaatatGGTGATATGTTTGCGTAGCTCATCAGTAAATTGtacagcttttcattttttttgtaagTGTCAAAGAAAGAGAGATAGTGACAGTTTTAaagtggaaattatttttaaaagaaatttataaaGTTATTCTGAAAGGTAATGAGAAAATGAAGTCTAGAAAATTGAATAAGAGAGGCAATATCCTTTTGTCTTACAGAATGGCATTTCTTTAGAAACATAATTTTCATTcattgttttcactttttttctgtaGTAACTTCAGACACTTTTATAAACATATCAGCATCCTAAacttttacttatttatttttgtagaaaaatattattactgTGCCATGAATTTTAATCAGAAGTGGCTATGGTAGAAATGATAAACAGGATTTTATAAAATTGCAGCTTTTTAGATATACAAAAGTGATACTGCCTCTAAAAACCTTCTGTAGCATATGGCCTGTAAAGTCATGTAATGTACAGTCTCTGTTCTGTCCTTTTTCTTGTTGGAGAGAAGTGCTAGGTAATGTCTCTGTTACATCTTTGGTGCTGTATTGGTTGTATTTTGCATGACATATGTCAGGATATACCATTTGCTGTTTTATAGTGTtacatgtgtttaaaaaaaagaacaaaaaaagtgtGGTACAAGGCTGTGACAAACCCTATTGATATTAATCTAGAGCATTATAaatctacaggaaaaaaaaatcactctgcACTAGTTTAAGTGGCACAATCCTTTGTATAAGGTTATATGATAGCTTTGATAAGGGTCCACTCTAATGTCTTTACAGAGCATGCACTACTCATTGTATGTGGCACTGTGCAGTGTAATAGCAATTGTCTCAACAGATTTTACACTTCTTTGTAAAGTATGCCTTTTAAACAAACCTGTAAGCTGTTCCACGTTAACCTTTCCACATCTGTTAAGGCAGAGCAGTTTTATCATTAACTCTTTGAGGACTACAGTTATTTTCTTAAAGTAGCTTATTCTAGTTCAGAGATACTGTATATATGATATTGTCTATTTAGTT
This region includes:
- the ADGRA1 gene encoding adhesion G protein-coupled receptor A1 isoform X3, which codes for MLAGTSLQEKAAMYENAVAVASVHLPQSVFSQSSAWQSVDNSTCKLQFIVFRNGKLFPSTGNSSNLADDGKRRTVATPAVFAKIDGCSFGNLTSPLTIGLRHFARGIDPIAAFWDFDLLDGHGGWWGEGCHIISSAGNITTIQSTHFSNFAVLMDFKTVLSFPQYPGEFLHPVVYACTAVMLLCLFASIITYIVHHSTIRISRKGWHMLLNFCFHTALTFAVFAGGINRIKYPIICQAVGIVLHYSTLSTMLWIGVTARNIYKQVTKKPQPCQNSDQPSYPKQPLLRFYLISGGVPFIICGITAATNINNYGIEGNAPYCWMAWEPSLGAFYGPVAFIVLVTCVYFLCTYVQLKRHPERKYELKEKAEDPQRMPSTDMGHGHITDSVSVPQATCPMISSSLLENEHSFKAQLRAAAFTLFLFTATWTFGALAVSQGHFLDMIFSCLYGAFCVTLGLFILIHHCAKRDDVWHCWWSCCPSKRNTYSVQVNVRPKVNVNGDTQVHAPCLQESPCPNKSAVFNHPAASHCKLTNLQAVQNHVNCLSPVTPCCAKMHCDQLLDDEAHIHVHNEGTFRPNMHIHRCLKSRTKPRYFSRHRSAGEREYAYHIPSSIDGSIHSSHTDSPHSTHESQAGHRRACCSKSDPYPTVNQPESSDASTVIYSCGKMPDSDSVHHPAHFEMHPRTQSLPFNTTNHNGILKGNMHEAMIYSSDSTGNIKTGPWKNETTV
- the ADGRA1 gene encoding adhesion G protein-coupled receptor A1 isoform X4, with the translated sequence MDFKTVLSFPQYPGEFLHPVVYACTAVMLLCLFASIITYIVHHSTIRISRKGWHMLLNFCFHTALTFAVFAGGINRIKYPIICQAVGIVLHYSTLSTMLWIGVTARNIYKQVTKKPQPCQNSDQPSYPKQPLLRFYLISGGVPFIICGITAATNINNYGIEGNAPYCWMAWEPSLGAFYGPVAFIVLVTCVYFLCTYVQLKRHPERKYELKEKAEDPQRMPSTDMGHGHITDSVSVPQATCPMISSSLLENEHSFKAQLRAAAFTLFLFTATWTFGALAVSQGHFLDMIFSCLYGAFCVTLGLFILIHHCAKRDDVWHCWWSCCPSKRNTYSVQVNVRPKVNVNGDTQVHAPCLQESPCPNKSAVFNHPAASHCKLTNLQAVQNHVNCLSPVTPCCAKMHCDQLLDDEAHIHVHNEGTFRPNMHIHRCLKSRTKPRYFSRHRSAGEREYAYHIPSSIDGSIHSSHTDSPHSTHESQAGHRRACCSKSDPYPTVNQPESSDASTVIYSCGKMPDSDSVHHPAHFEMHPRTQSLPFNTTNHNGILKGNMHEAMIYSSDSTGNIKTGPWKNETTV